Part of the Odocoileus virginianus isolate 20LAN1187 ecotype Illinois chromosome 16, Ovbor_1.2, whole genome shotgun sequence genome is shown below.
AGTTGCTGGGACATGTCGGAGTAAAACACCAGTAAAGCTTCTATAATACCATTttgaatgtgtttttttcttgACTGAGCATTTGCTTGGTTGCTATGGAATTTTGTATGCCTTCCAGGGTTCCTGCAAGCTTATTTTAGCCAGTTTTCTGGTTCTTCTCTTATGTCTCTACAGGAGAACAATAGTTCTGAGCTTCCTGGTTCACTGTTTTGCTATTGATACATATTTTATGACCCAGAATATGGTCTACCTTGGTGAACATTCTAGTCACTTGAAAATTATGTGCATTCTGCTGCTATTGTGCAGTGTTCTAGAAGTGTCATGTAAGTCAAGGTGATTAATAGTAGTGATAAAGTCTTCTATAATCATGCTTTCTGTccatttattctattaataatagaaagatatgtattaaaatatctgACTTTAATTgtggatttatctatttttacttgcatttctatcaacttttatttcatgtattttgaagtcCTGTTATATCCTCTTATTAAATTGATTTCTTTATGATTATGAAGTAAAACTTCATTATCCTTGGTAATATATTTGAGTCTTTTCAAAATATCCAATTTGATATTCTCTACCTTTTCATTGCAGTTTTTATATGCTTTACatttaatatgattatttttatggctaatgTTAAGTCTATCATcttatttgatttgcatttgtcttatcagtttttttttccccttttctgccttcttttggattgagtattgtattcatttcctaggaCTACTATAGAAAGTACTACAAATCAGCATacttaaaataatagaatttttttgGTCTCAATTTTGGAGTCTAGTCAtccaaaatcaaagtgtcagcaagGTCATGTTCTCTCTGAAACCTGTAGGAGAGAATCCTTGCATCTTCTACCTTCTGATATTTTTCAGCAGTCCTTggcttttaaattcatttctccaatctctgcctctatcATCACATGGTCATCTTCGCCCTGTGTGTCCTGTTCTTGTCCTCTAATAAGGACACCTGTAATATTGAATTAGGTCTCATCCTAATGATCTCAGCTTCAGTTGATTACATCTGAAagatcttatttccaaataaggtcacattcacagatatcaggggttaggatttcaacatatccttttgggggacacaattcaacccataagaAGTATTTTATATGACTCTCCTTTGTTAGCTTATTGATTACAACtatgctttattaattttttgattgCTTTAGGATTTACTGTATACTTCTTTTTTACAGTCTGCCTTCAAAGGCCTTATAATACTTTATactgcttttaaaacatttataattaaagGCAGTAGTGTGTCAGGTACAGATGGGTTCTCAGCTTCAACAGTTGTTTACAGCTGGCATCCATTCCAATTGGTTGGTGCTGCAttgttaaatatttgaagattatCCCTGGATGGGCTCTGTtgactgtaaaataaaatatcacttctAACTTGTAGGTACTCAGGCTAGGGGAAACAACCctgaagcagaaggaaaagacaGTCAATAAATGAATAACTGGGTAAATTTAGCCCCTTCACCAGTTTCAATAAACAATCCAACTACCCACACCATCGTGATGACGGTTCTGCTATTTAAGATCAGTGCTGTGAAAGAGGGACATTCTTGTGCAGTGTGCCATGGGTCATCATTCTCACAAAGCCACGTCCCCCTACAGAGGAGCAAAGTAAAATTTTGTTGTGTCATTTAAGGTGCTGTTAGCTGAAGACTTCTGGAATAATTTGATGAAACAGCTCAGTCATGTGACTTACAATCTGGGTGTTTTCCCTCCACACAACTATCCATGGGTCAGCAGCATCTCAAGGCTGCATGTGCATGGTGGTAGGGAGACTGATGACAGGATCTGGAATCAACAGAACCTGGAAAAACATGCTTCCTTGTTCAGATAGCCTGTTGCCTCTTAAAACTCACATAAGAGAAGCATGCTCTTTTCCTCAAGCCATAGTAAACATTCTGCCATATCTTACAGGCCCTTAGTGGTTTTGGCCAGCCCCAACCCAAGCCAGTCACTGTGAAAGGCAGGTGGCATTATCCCGACTGACTTAGATGGATCCATCTACCCCTGTTGCTGGGCCTGCCCTCCAAGCTGAATGATAGGCATTCAGCTGGAGAAGGATGGCCTGGATATTTCGGGGGAAACCTGAATTCATGAAAACTCCTTTAGATTTATGtagtattttctcatttagaaatcaattttatagaatttaattttaCTGATAAAAACAACACTTTTACCCTAAATGTATGTAAAAGATAAGGTCTAGGTAGGTGAGGAGTTATCAAAGCTATGTGCTTTTACACAGCAGAGTTTGGCAAAACAGTAAGTCTTTTACTCTTAAGGGATACAAACACAGAGGAAGTCTAAGATTTTGACAGTTTGGTGTGCTGAAGGAAGGCTCAGCACTGTTTCAGGAATACAGTGTCTACATAAAAGAGGTGTCTGCTGCTCTTGCGGAAAGTTGAAAAAGACTgggaagcaggaggagggaggACAGACAGACGATTTACACACTATTTGGGCCAATGGACCCTAAGGGGAGGAAGATTATAGCTGTTAAAAAAAAGGCATAGCAAGTAACATTATGAGTTGCAAAGTGGCTGGGTCACTAACACACTACATTCTTGGTTGAACAAATGCAGCAGTTTATTTGAAGGTGCTTGTGTAAATGGAGCTGTGGTTTGAGGAATATCAGAGCCGTGGTTAGGAATTTGGGACTTCTGCAGGCTCTACCAGCACCTGCTAGCAGGCTCTGTAACCCACCCTGATGTGACCTGTCTGAGGCTATCTAGAGGAGGTCTACAGTTAGGGCCACATTTCTTGAGCTCACAATCCAGGGACAGTCTGTCAACAATTAATGTACTCTCAGCAAAGGTGTCCTCATTTATTATCTTCTCTTTTTCCCCTATCTAACCCCCTTCTCCCGACTaccacacttttaaaaaacttttgggAAGTCTCATTTTTGAATAAAATTCTTATATAACACAGTTAAAGAAAGGGCCCAACTTTAACCAGTTGACCAACTCCATCCTTGAGAGGTTCAtacaataaaactgtaaaaagtaTCTTTTCTCAACCACCTACATAAATGTTCTCCTACTAGATTATACTCATAAATCTCACATCTCTGTTATTAATCTTATTAAATACTTCCCCATTACCACCTACCAGGGAGATAGAAGGAACCAGATTTAAGAAATCTCCAAACACCTATAAATGATTGAAAAGTAATCACATGGACCTTTCATCCCTATCCTAGCAAATTCAGCTCCTATTACTGAGAGACCAGGTGGATGACCTTCAAGCCTCTTTCCCCTTGGACTGGGGACAGTTTCCAGGTAGCAGCAGCTGGGCCTGTGGTAAACAGGCCAGTGAAGAAGTCTCCCCGGACCTCAGTCTTTGATGATCCACAGAGTTCTTAACAACAAACACTGGAGCCTGGAATAGAACCTTCTTATAGTGCCCACGCATCACTGAATAGCCTCACTGGTCTGCTGACGGAACACAGGCTGCCAGGTCTCTGGCGGGCAGAGAAATGTCAGATCCCCAGATCCAACTGGGCAGCTCCTGGAAAGGCCACCAACAGAGTGACCGTCAGGGCTTACTGGGCAGCACCAAAAATAAGGGGAGCAGGTGCTATTCCATATTTGGAGAGAACATCAGGCTTATGGAAACAGAGAAGACCTACTCAATTCTGTCCTTCAACTGGAAAGAAGAGAATTTGCTGAAAAAGAAACTAAGTTTTCTAGACTCCATGAAGAAATATGAAGCTAATGCCTGGCTAATGGAGCAGAAAGCCTTCTACAAAAGATGCCACTCAAAGCTCCGGAAGTCAGAACTGGCGCATGCCCAGTTGCTAGGCAACAAGGACTTGGTCAAAAGGCTAACCTCCAAGAATATGTTGTCCAACTACACCACCACCTTTGTGGATGAGAGCGAGGCAGCGGTGAAGTCGATAATCCAGAACAGAAGAGAGGGGGAGAAGAACAAAATGCCCTTCAGACTTAGCCTAGACAAGGACAGACTCTACCCATCCACAGCTTCCAGGGCAACCTTAAAGGCAGACTCCAAGGATGAAAGTGAGAGGGCAACTGTAAATATAAGAGGGTCTCTCTCCAGAGGGGAGGGAAAACCAGCTCTAGTTTTGTCTTTAGAGTCTTTGGATAATCCAGAGCAggtagaaaaacagagaaagctcCCTGTTGACAGCAGGCCACCAGCTGGGGGAGACTTCCCTAGTAGGCCATCAAGCACTGGGCAGAGTCATCTCCAAGATCCAGCCATTGGCAGGAAATCAAAAGGCAAGTTTCTTAAATACATAATCTATGGAGACAGAAGTGGAGAGCATCCCAAGAAGAAAAGGTCAAGGCCCAGGAAGAACCCACCTGTCCCAGACAGTGTGCAAATGGACCAGGCACTGCCGACCCAGATTCAAATCAACCTAAGGCAGGAGTTTCTCACGAGTGAAAGAGTCAAGTATCTGGAGGCCAGAATCCAAAGTCTATCACagcccacatattttcaaggtcACTCTTCTAACAGACCCTGGGAGAAAGGAACTGAAGGAGTAGTGCATGCTCCAGGAATCAGAACACAGGGTGCAGGAAGAGGCcctgaagagatgggaaaacaaacTGGAAGCAAGTCCATCACCAAGAACAAACGGCTTTTTTCCTAAGgcacccctccccttcccacccctctgccGTTCAGCAACTTCTACTTAACACTTACCAAGAAAACTCTTACCCCTGACCTCAAGACTGCTCCGGAACTCACGGAGAAAATGCTTCTCCTCTTATAGAAAACTGTGACAGCCAAGGCAGGATCTAACAGTATGAACATGGACCGGGGTCACACCTCGCCCCGCAGCCCTTCACGCGGAGACTCGGAGACGCGCGCGCAGAGGAAGGGCAAGGCGGCCGCGGCCGAGTCCCGAGCGCCGCGCGCGAGCCTTCGGGTTCGCGTCCAGGAGCAGTATCCAGGGAGAACATGCTGCTGGGAAACTTCCTGCCCGTAATGCTCttactgtaagaaaaaaaaagggaaccaCAATGATTTGCCGAACGTTAGCAAATCTGTTTCTTCGGTAGCTTGGGGAGGGAAGGAATAGGAAACTTGGTCTCACTTTTGACCTCTTTCAATAAAATCAAAGCAGTGTAAACTAGTCGACTTGAAAACTAGGAGAGATCTCTCCCTCACACTCCCTCGGCGCCCTGTTCCCCAGCAGGCAGGCCCTACTGGGAGCCTCCCTACATTTAGTGAAGCGAAAAATGTTGAAACAAGAAAGAGGACTGATGGTGTGATGAGAACACCAAGTGGGAGGCAGAGGTTCTGTTTTCTAGCTTCATGAGTTCATATGAATGCAATGATCAGAGTAATCTTGGGCAAGACGCTTCACAGCTTGAGACCCGAGTTTCCTCGTCTATAAAAAGCGGGTTGGAGAAGATGATCTTTTAGGTCATTTGTACCCCTGTACCTCTACAATACAGTTATTTTAACCTGTCACAAAAGCAGATGTTGGGTGGCTGCCCTGGAGCAAAACAACACATCTTCAGTTTTTTGTCCTTCCAGTGGTCAGTCCAGTGGTTGGTTAACATTTCAAACTTTCTTCTGAGGTAATATAAGGAAGTTAAAGTCTTCATTATCAATTAGATGGTCATGAGGCAAATGCATAGAGAAGTGGCacttttacatttaaatgaataacggtaaatatttttaaaatattttttctctgtatttcataAGTATTTAAGTCCCACTATGACAGCAACCTAAGTGGAATTCATGTTGTACAGCATGTGGCTAAATAATTGCTGGGTTAATGTCACCTGAAATCAGATCTGCAGTCACAGGGATCACTGCAGTGATATGCACTGTCCCAAATGATTGCATCCACTTCATGTGGATTCATTATGGATTTTACTAATTTCTTCTATGAGTTACTGGCACAGAAGTACTGAAAGCACGTAGGTGGTTGTGATGAAAGACAAAAAGCCACCCTTATATGAATCATGAGATTATAAGTGTGATTTTAGAGTGGGGGCGGGGATGAGGACCTTCAGTGGAGAGAAAGAGGCTGTCTTAAAACTAAAGGTACTTAGGAAAACATGATTGTTTACTCACCACCTTCTTAGGGATACATGGCAAACTGGTTTCCCTCAATTGTTTTCCAAAACTAGTTCCATTCATAAGAGCAGTATAAGGTGGTACTGTTCCTGAATAGTGGGAAGGTGTGAGGAGTATCTGAATGCCAGAAAAGCTCTTCACATGCAGGAACAGCTTTGACACTACTTTTACTGGTAGCTTCTGTGGAGCTCTGGAAGTCCAATTGATAAATCGGGCTCTTTGGTTTTATAagcataatttcatttacattcatttgaaaaatatgttcTGAACGCCAGGGTGAGGAAAACAGATACATTTCTACTCTCATAGAATTTAAGGAATGAGTTAGGCAATAATGAAGTAAGCAAAATAATACCCTGTGAAAAGCGTTTTGGAAGTACGACTATTTTGGAGACTAcagtttaaatttgaaaaatacttcaatcctattaaaaatacatatttaaggcAAATGGTATTTTCTTTGGGTTTGGGTACAAGATGCAAGCACACAGGGACAATTCTGAAATGCATTTTTAGGTAATGGGCTAACTTCCACCTGACAGGCCCAAGAATACACGTGCAGTTACGATGAGCCGGGATTCTCCTGCTGTCTCAGCTTGAAGCATTGGAGGTTATTTCCTGCCCTGGTGATTATTTCCAGGGCAAGGCTGCCTTCTCAGTTGCCTCAGGAAACAGATCTGATCTCACTTACTGTGAACTTCTTGATTCACTGGTAAGGGGACCAAACCCAGCAGAGCTAGGCATTGATTTGCAAGTTAATATATATCACATCTCAACAGTTTTGAAGTATTTTCACTCAGCTGATATATCTTCCTGAGATGAcagtaaataaacacacacacaatgtgggCCCTTACAAACCGTGATAAGAATTAAGGTGGGGGAGGGTGTCAGCAAGGTGCAAAGGACAGCAGGGAAGAGGATGGGAAGGAGTTTCTGAGACACCCTGGTTTGTTGTGCAGCTTAATAAACTTTGTTTACATTCTGCTCTAGGCACTAGGGGCACAGCCATGAGCAAGACAAAGTTCCTGCCCTCATCAGGCTTGCTTTCTAGTGAAGCACAGGTGAAAATGAGCAAATACGTGA
Proteins encoded:
- the LOC110123122 gene encoding uncharacterized protein isoform X1, with translation MSDPQIQLGSSWKGHQQSDRQGLLGSTKNKGSRCYSIFGENIRLMETEKTYSILSFNWKEENLLKKKLSFLDSMKKYEANAWLMEQKAFYKRCHSKLRKSELAHAQLLGNKDLVKRLTSKNMLSNYTTTFVDESEAAVKSIIQNRREGEKNKMPFRLSLDKDRLYPSTASRATLKADSKDESERATVNIRGSLSRGEGKPALVLSLESLDNPEQVEKQRKLPVDSRPPAGGDFPSRPSSTGQSHLQDPAIGRKSKGKFLKYIIYGDRSGEHPKKKRSRPRKNPPVPDSVQMDQALPTQIQINLRQEFLTSERVKYLEARIQSLSQPTYFQGHSSNRPWEKGTEGVVHAPGIRTQGAGRGPEEMGKQTGSKSITKNKRLFS